The candidate division KSB1 bacterium genome includes the window GAGGCACTGGATACAGCCGAGCATAGTAGATGTCGTCATTGCCCACGATGGAAATATCCTCGGGCACCCGAATGTTCAGCTCTCTTAGCGCGGTTAGTACGGCAAGTGCTTGTTGGTCGTTAAAGCAGACAATCGCCGTGGGATATTCTTCTGGCCGACGGCTCCTGAAGTAGTGCAGGGTATTGCCGTAGCTCTCTTCGTGCCGCGAACCGATGGAGACAACCATATCGTCCCGGAATACCAGGGGGCTCTCGCTGAAGGCCTGGCGGAAGCCGTCGATGCGCTCGTGTGTATGCGAGGACTGAGGCGGGCCGGCAAAGTGCACAATTCTTGTGTGCCCAATCTCGATGAGGTATTTCACCGCCTTCTTGATAGCTTTGATGTTGTCGATGGCGACCACATTTGCCTGAATACCTTTGACGTCCTCAAGAAGGACAAAAGGGTAGTTA containing:
- a CDS encoding substrate-binding domain-containing protein, with the protein product MSYPFYTTIALGAREYANSKGYSVVVTSSENDHECEKRYTHLFSAKDIKGAIIAPLVEGTAEIEHLFKLKMLNYPFVLLEDVKGIQANVVAIDNIKAIKKAVKYLIEIGHTRIVHFAGPPQSSHTHERIDGFRQAFSESPLVFRDDMVVSIGSRHEESYGNTLHYFRSRRPEEYPTAIVCFNDQQALAVLTALRELNIRVPEDISIVGNDDIYYARLYPVPLTTIRAPQYEIGRKAAEILIRNIESPTALPPEKVVLETDFIIRDSTRPLRA